In Streptomyces sp. RFCAC02, the following proteins share a genomic window:
- a CDS encoding gluconate:H+ symporter: MPLLDDEVPAVALAAEPITSAGHGQLAIAVLVGIAVLVLLITRFKLHAFLALTIGSLVLGAAAGAPLDKVIDSFSGGLGSTVAGVGVLIALGAILGKLLADSGGADRIVDTILARATARTMPWAMVLIAGVIGLPLFFEIGIVLLIPVVLLVARRGGQSPVLIGVPALAGLSVMHGLVPPHPGPLAAIDAVDADLGITLALGVLVAIPTAIVAGPLFARYAARWVDVAPPADRADERTAVAPERRPAFGPTVATVLLPVVLMLIKSLVDIVVDDPDSGVQRVADVIGDPLIALLAAVIVGLFTLGRAAGFRRERLSGAVESALGPIAGILLIVGAGGGFKQVLIDAGVGDMILDISEDWNISALLLAWLIAVGIRLATGSATVATISAAGLAAPLAADMSTAHVSLLVLAIGAGSIFFSHVNDAGFWLVKEYFGMSVGQTVKSWSVMETIISVTGLVLVLLLSLII, from the coding sequence ATGCCGCTCCTCGATGACGAGGTGCCGGCGGTCGCCCTGGCCGCCGAGCCGATCACGTCCGCCGGGCACGGTCAGCTCGCCATAGCCGTGCTCGTCGGCATAGCCGTGCTCGTCCTGCTCATCACCCGCTTCAAGCTCCACGCGTTCCTCGCGCTGACGATCGGCTCGCTCGTGCTGGGCGCGGCGGCGGGGGCGCCCCTGGACAAGGTCATCGACAGCTTCAGCGGCGGGCTCGGCAGCACCGTCGCGGGCGTCGGCGTGCTCATCGCCCTGGGCGCCATCCTGGGGAAGCTGCTGGCCGACTCGGGCGGCGCCGACCGCATCGTCGACACGATCCTCGCCCGCGCCACCGCCCGCACCATGCCGTGGGCGATGGTGCTGATCGCGGGCGTGATCGGGCTCCCCCTGTTCTTCGAGATCGGGATCGTCCTGCTCATCCCGGTCGTCCTGCTGGTCGCGCGGCGCGGCGGCCAGTCGCCGGTGCTGATCGGTGTGCCGGCCCTGGCGGGCCTGTCCGTGATGCACGGCCTCGTGCCGCCGCACCCCGGGCCGCTCGCGGCGATCGACGCCGTGGACGCGGACCTGGGCATCACGCTGGCGCTCGGTGTGCTCGTCGCCATCCCGACCGCGATCGTCGCCGGGCCGCTGTTCGCCCGTTACGCGGCCCGCTGGGTGGATGTCGCGCCGCCCGCCGACCGCGCCGACGAGCGGACCGCCGTCGCGCCGGAGCGGCGCCCCGCGTTCGGGCCGACCGTGGCGACCGTCCTGCTGCCCGTCGTCCTCATGCTGATCAAGTCGCTGGTGGACATCGTCGTGGACGACCCCGACAGCGGGGTGCAGCGCGTGGCGGACGTGATCGGCGATCCGCTGATCGCGCTGCTCGCGGCGGTGATCGTCGGGCTGTTCACGCTCGGGCGGGCCGCCGGGTTCCGGCGCGAGCGGCTGTCCGGGGCCGTGGAGAGCGCGCTCGGGCCGATCGCCGGCATCCTGCTGATCGTCGGCGCGGGCGGCGGCTTCAAACAGGTCCTCATCGATGCCGGTGTCGGCGACATGATCCTCGACATCTCCGAGGACTGGAACATCTCGGCGCTGCTGCTGGCCTGGCTCATCGCGGTCGGCATCCGGCTGGCGACCGGCTCGGCCACCGTGGCGACGATCTCGGCGGCGGGCCTCGCGGCACCGCTGGCGGCCGACATGTCGACCGCGCACGTGTCGCTGTTGGTCCTCGCGATCGGCGCCGGCTCGATCTTCTTCAGCCATGTGAACGACGCCGGCTTCTGGCTGGTGAAGGAGTACTTCGGCATGTCGGTGGGCCAGACCGTGAAGTCGTGGTCCGTGATGGAGACGATCATCTCCGTGACCGGCCTGGTCCTGGTGCTGCTGCTGTCGCTGATCATCTGA
- a CDS encoding gluconokinase, translating into MGVSGSGKSTVGALLAERLGVPYAEADDFHSPGNIAKMSAGTPLTDEDRAPWLDAIGAWAAERTGHGGGVVSCSALKRAYRDRLRAAAPELLFIHLDGSRELIASRMARRTDHFMPTTLLDSQLAALEPLDASERGTRVAIDTDAPRIADRAADAVHRLAS; encoded by the coding sequence ATGGGAGTGTCCGGTTCGGGCAAGTCGACCGTGGGCGCGCTGCTCGCGGAACGGCTGGGCGTCCCCTACGCCGAGGCGGACGACTTCCATTCCCCCGGGAACATCGCCAAGATGTCGGCCGGCACTCCGCTGACCGACGAGGACCGCGCCCCCTGGCTCGACGCCATCGGCGCCTGGGCCGCCGAGCGCACCGGACACGGCGGCGGCGTCGTGAGCTGTTCCGCCCTGAAGCGGGCCTACCGCGACCGGCTGCGGGCCGCCGCGCCCGAGCTGCTGTTCATCCACCTCGACGGCAGCCGCGAGCTGATCGCCTCCCGGATGGCCCGCCGCACCGACCACTTCATGCCCACCACCCTCCTCGACTCGCAGCTCGCCGCGCTCGAACCCCTCGACGCGTCCGAGCGGGGCACGCGGGTCGCCATCGACACCGACGCGCCACGGATCGCCGACCGGGCGGCCGACGCCGTGCACCGCCTGGCTTCCTGA
- a CDS encoding FadR/GntR family transcriptional regulator: MVNDTDDGGDGPAGLHARLLDALGPAIAAGEHPPGSVLRTDELAERFGVSRTVVREAVRVLESLHLVRSRRRVGVTVLPREEWDVFAPRVIRWRMAGADRPRQLRSLTTLRSAIEPVAAGLAASVATPEECAAVTRHAMDMVAAARGGDLEEYLVHDVAFHRAVLRASGNEMFARLDGVVREVLTARTRHHVMFDAPDPAAVTLHVRLAEAIRTGDPTAAERLTRDITEGALRELDILTP, from the coding sequence ATGGTGAACGACACGGACGACGGCGGAGACGGCCCGGCCGGCCTGCACGCCCGCCTGCTCGACGCGCTCGGCCCGGCGATCGCCGCCGGCGAACACCCGCCGGGCAGTGTCCTGCGCACGGACGAGCTGGCGGAGCGGTTCGGTGTCTCGCGCACGGTCGTCCGGGAGGCCGTCCGCGTCCTGGAGTCCCTGCACCTGGTGCGTTCCCGGCGGCGGGTCGGCGTGACGGTGCTGCCCAGGGAGGAGTGGGACGTCTTCGCGCCGCGGGTGATCAGGTGGCGCATGGCGGGTGCCGACCGGCCGAGGCAACTGCGCTCCCTCACGACACTCCGGTCGGCGATCGAGCCGGTGGCCGCCGGCCTGGCGGCGTCCGTGGCGACGCCCGAGGAGTGCGCCGCGGTGACGCGGCACGCGATGGACATGGTGGCGGCGGCGCGCGGCGGCGACCTGGAGGAGTACCTGGTGCACGACGTGGCGTTCCACCGCGCCGTGCTGCGGGCGTCGGGGAACGAGATGTTCGCCCGCCTCGACGGCGTGGTCCGCGAGGTGCTCACGGCGCGCACGCGGCACCACGTGATGTTCGACGCCCCCGACCCGGCGGCGGTCACCCTCCACGTCCGCCTCGCCGAAGCGATCCGCACGGGCGACCCGACGGCGGCCGAACGCCTCACCCGCGACATCACCGAGGGAGCACTGCGCGAACTGGACATCCTCACCCCCTGA